The Saccharomyces mikatae IFO 1815 strain IFO1815 genome assembly, chromosome: 13 genome has a segment encoding these proteins:
- the SPT21 gene encoding Spt21p (similar to Saccharomyces cerevisiae SPT21 (YMR179W); ancestral locus Anc_6.252), translated as MSELSQMTLKILYTLDNGSNGSYLARSRAPTQVRVASIHSPFSTTSNEQTELRIGAIHLKTILNEIYLNSPEVLDHDTLKDGHDYNLYYRDICEVDEPLVSLGLLSKLRKKFHKVYNSPYQHTENDMGEEENEERNEVIDEEYEDESFIVTGRVCSNVSALLRRSYSNASSKNGRVGNSQVPEETLEVKLRFSKVITSTRNSCNRTSNPRLSGYQMQSPSLSSTTFPFTSRTQTLSKTNQMKNSKNTRTTIIVNNTSSGTSGRRQTNPMPAPKAVRTQSLPIWNLKPNTTNTGFPRNSIAHKIYLADRKTEANQQNNQHQNIAYEINTLQNDNTIQKTKIDDSVSKRFDFMLNKRKSTKKASTTTTATMAKKLASVNVNSKQVPKINNEKKVSDKQTIVKVKNSYSKNSVKPTQVAPRRSSLAGPLSDSVDLIINDILTESVSQGQKVQQKQKQHKTSLTNEIDKENIPPQNIAGKENKLYDEIDFGTEFPMNDFSDVEFKDEMGWLSNFNFFESPASVSGSHLNQQNSKPSSTTLNDPNTCNTIALENEDGNDLEVVQNSKISMPSDVDKTSPIESLSIPLIELTHSSSATNMQLMPVKGGSTSNSVDNSDDTPSDNDTKERKTYIIDSDSSKPPPGLMNFSTPADQPVSDNATTSKKLISLSEVHQSKRPHEEGPDEEDEEEEVLKKQKAIPSSPCGMFNYHQPIELSEAMVDGEQEQDIVNDDESDKTNDLFSTFVISRRAGSQVVTSPIGEFQSLKD; from the coding sequence ATGTCAGAACTTTCTCAAATGACATTGAAAATACTTTATACATTAGACAATGGGTCCAATGGGAGTTATTTGGCTCGCTCTAGGGCTCCAACACAGGTAAGAGTAGCTAGTATCCATAGCCCATTTTCAACAACATCAAATGAGCAGACAGAGTTGCGAATTGGCGCAATCCATTTGAAAACCATATTAAACGAAATATATCTAAATTCTCCCGAAGTATTGGATCATGATACCTTAAAAGATGGACATGACTACAACCTATATTACCGTGATATCTGTGAAGTTGATGAGCCATTAGTAAGTCTTGGTCTTCTTTCCAAACTTCGAAAAAAGTTCCATAAAGTTTATAACAGCCCTTACCAGCATACAGAAAACGATATgggtgaagaagaaaatgaggaGCGTAATGAAGTGATTGACGAAGAGTATGAGGATGAATCTTTCATAGTGACAGGAAGAGTTTGCTCCAATGTTTCTGCTTTACTACGAAGATCGTACAGTAACGCCTCGAGTAAAAATGGAAGGGTTGGAAACAGCCAAGTTCCAGAAGAGACTTTGGAAGTTAAACTAAGATTCTCTAAGGTTATAACTAGCACAAGGAACTCTTGTAACCGCACTTCGAATCCTAGATTATCAGGTTATCAAATGCAGTCCCCTTCTCTCTCATCAACAACATTTCCATTTACCTCAAGAACGCAAACACTTTCCAAAACAaaccaaatgaaaaattcaaagaatacTAGGACCACAATAATAGTGAATAATACTAGTAGTGGGACTTCAGGACGAAGGCAGACCAATCCAATGCCTGCTCCGAAAGCTGTTAGAACACAGTCTCTGCCTATCTGGAACCTTAAACCAAATACAACCAACACTGGTTTCCcaagaaattcaattgCGCACAAAATATACTTGGCAGATAGAAAAACAGAAGCTAACCAACAGAATAACCAACACCAAAACATAGCCTATGAAATTAACACTTTACAAAACGATAATACTATTCAAAAGACTAAGATCGATGATTCGGTAAGCAAGAGGTTTGACTTCATGCTCAACAAACGGAAATCCACAAAAAAAGCATCCActacaacaacagcaacgATGGCCAAAAAACTGGCCTCAGTAAACGTTAATTCTAAACAAGTACCGAAgatcaacaatgaaaaaaaagtaagtGATAAACAGACCATTGTCAAAGTAAAGAATTCATATTCTAAAAATTCCGTCAAGCCCACGCAGGTAGCCCCCAGGCGGTCATCTTTAGCGGGACCATTGAGCGATAGCGTTGACTTAATTATAAATGACATATTAACAGAATCAGTTAGTCAAGGACAGAAAGTGCAgcagaaacaaaaacaacatAAAACGTCCCTAACTaatgaaattgataaagaaaacatcCCACCACAAAACATAGCTggtaaagaaaacaagcTTTATGACGAGATAGATTTCGGTACGGAGTTCCCCATGAATGACTTTTCGGACGTAGAATTTAAAGACGAGATGGGATGGTTGTccaatttcaatttcttcgaATCACCAGCTTCCGTAAGTGGCTCCCATCTTAATCAACAAAATTCGAAGCCCTCTTCTACAACACTCAACGACCCAAACACTTGCAACACTATTGCcttggaaaatgaagatggtaATGACTTGGAAGTAGTACAAAATAGTAAGATTTCGATGCCTAGTGACGTTGACAAGACTTCTCCAATAGAATCGTTGTCTATACCGTTAATTGAACTTACCCATTCAAGTTCGGCAACGAATATGCAACTTATGCCAGTCAAGGGAGGATCAACTTCGAATTCAGTTGATAATAGTGATGATACTCCCTCTGATAATGATAcaaaagagagaaaaacGTACATAATAGACTCGGATAGCTCAAAACCTCCGCCAGGGcttatgaatttttcaactccAGCTGATCAACCAGTTTCTGATAACGCTACCACTTCAAAGAAGCTAATTAGTCTTTCAGAAGTTCATCAAAGTAAGAGACCTCATGAAGAAGGTCCGGACGAGGAGGACGAGGAGGAGGAAGTACttaagaaacaaaaggCAATACCCTCTTCACCATGTGGGATGTTCAATTACCATCAACCCATAGAATTATCTGAAGCTATGGTTGACGGAGAGCAAGAACAAGATATTgttaatgatgatgagagTGATAAAACCAACGatttattttcaacttttgtTATCTCTAGAAGAGCAGGAAGCCAGGTGGTAACGAGTCCCATCGGTGAATTTCAGTCTTTGAAAGACTAA
- the MMT1 gene encoding Mmt1p (similar to Saccharomyces cerevisiae MMT1 (YMR177W) and MMT2 (YPL224C); ancestral locus Anc_6.248): MLRICVRRSRIRITLPKACPVLLTRKGHLHISTGVRVESSGINKHHSNKVHVEVNELQKQAEIEKAAIQELEKNPQYQKLAEAFNTHDHVHLRESETEQNDLISLGTIRDYNSKREHVHESSSSNLHSHTHSHGHTHSHATHNPLLVLSTEQIRKNAGVRITWVGLGVNVGIAIGKFFGGIVFHSQALFADAIHAISDMVSDLLTLLSVGLAANKPTSDYPYGYGKIETVGSLAVSTILAMAGISIGWSSLCALVGPIIPHAIIDTLGNLGHTHTYSEDIIEDVTDINAAWIAAASIAAKEWIFRATRKIAIDTSSNVLMANAWHHRVDSLTSLVALVAISTGYLVNIQSLDTIGGLIVSGLIIKAGGEGMCIAIKELIDQSVSHDDPRYLEIEALVKDTLNKMISNNNSKKPYGLKELTLLSSGPNLRGHLTLEVPLQKWGNVLGLNEFEIVTHHLRDILTNDLSNLRRLDIEYVEAKKEEENDQEKKSQNYKENVLFKHNHAHTHN; this comes from the coding sequence ATGCTAAGAATTTGTGTTAGAAGGTCACGTATAAGGATCACCCTTCCAAAAGCATGTCCAGTACTGCTGACAAGGAAGGGTCATCTTCATATAAGTACTGGAGTAAGAGTCGAATCGAGCGGTATAAACAAACATCACTCTAATAAAGTACATGTTGAAGTAAACGAGTTACAAAAACAAGCTGAAATCGAAAAGGCTGCAATAcaagaattggaaaaaaatccTCAATACCAGAAACTAGCAGAGGCATTCAACACTCATGATCATGTTCATTTACGCGAATCAGAGACAGAACAAAACGATTTAATTTCATTAGGCACGATACGAGACTACAATAGTAAACGTGAGCACGTGCAtgaatcttcttcttcaaatctgCATTCTCATACACATTCTCATGGACATACCCATTCTCACGCTACACACAACCCATTATTAGTACTCAGTACTGAGCAGATTAGAAAGAATGCAGGCGTAAGAATTACGTGGGTAGGTTTAGGTGTAAACGTTGGCATTGCCATAGGCAAGTTTTTTGGCGGTATCGTATTCCATTCGCAGGCATTGTTTGCAGATGCCATCCACGCAATAAGTGATATGGTGTCTGATTTATTAACCTTACTTTCAGTAGGGCTAGCAGCCAACAAGCCAACGTCTGACTATCCATACGGGTATGGGAAAATTGAAACTGTCGGTTCCCTGGCAGTATCCACAATATTAGCCATGGCTGGTATATCTATAGGTTGGAGTTCTTTGTGCGCGCTTGTAGGGCCCATAATTCCACATGCAATTATTGACACTTTAGGAAATCTAGGTCATACTCATACTTATTCTGAAGACATTATCGAAGATGTTACTGATATCAATGCCGCTTGGATTGCCGCCGCTTCCATTGCAGCTAAAGAGTGGATCTTTCGGGCCACAAGAAAGATTGCCATCGACACTAGTTCAAATGTGCTAATGGCAAATGCTTGGCATCATCGTGTTGATTCACTAACTTCTCTTGTTGCTTTGGTGGCAATTAGTACGGGCTATTTAGTTAATATACAATCATTAGACACAATTGGTGGTTTAATTGTTTCGGGGTTGATTATTAAAGCAGGTGGTGAAGGTATGTGCATTGCTATAAAGGAGCTAATCGACCAATCTGTCTCTCATGATGATCCACGCTACCTGGAGATAGAAGCTCTAGTCAAGGATACGTTAAACAAAATGATTTCTAATAACAATTCCAAGAAACCCTATGGTTTAAAAGAGTTAACATTACTATCTTCAGGACCCAATTTACGTGGACATTTAACCTTAGAAGTTCCTTTACAAAAATGGGGTAATGTTTTAGGCCTTAACGAGTTTGAAATTGTAACACATCATTTACGTGACATATTAACCAATGACCTATCAAATTTGAGAAGACTGGACATCGAATATGTGGAAgctaaaaaagaagaggaaaatgatcaagaaaaaaaatcacagaattacaaagaaaatgttcttttcaagCACAATCACGCGCACACTCATAATTGA
- the FPY1 gene encoding flavin adenine dinucleotide pyrophosphatase (similar to Saccharomyces cerevisiae YMR178W; ancestral locus Anc_6.250), whose amino-acid sequence MVKVTAACIIIGDEVLNGKVVDTNSTFFAKYCFDHGIQLKEIATIGDDEKQIVDTVRRLVKNHDFIISTGGIGPTHDDITYECMAKSFDLPCEIDEECKERMRRKSDPEARLDSDALKAHYQMATMPKGKNVRNYYVCDDLWVPICSISHKVYILPGIPQLFARMLKAFTPTLKKIYNLEKDPREYVRYFVRTRLTESQISKELKSIQDESVLVSDAIKIGSYPHFGMGFNTVSILGEKKDDPYLRNIVNRVVNNLEGEVISSELEDKFSNQES is encoded by the coding sequence atgGTGAAAGTAACTGCAGCctgtattattattggtGATGAAGTGCTCAATGGAAAAGTTGTTGATACTAACTCCACTTTTTTCGCAAAATACTGTTTTGATCATGGAATCCAATTAAAGGAAATAGCAACTATAGGAGATGATGAGAAACAAATCGTTGACACTGTGAGAAGATTAGTCAAAAATCACGatttcattattagtaCAGGTGGAATCGGTCCCACGCATGATGATATTACTTATGAATGTATGGCGAAAAGCTTTGATCTGCCTTGTGAGATAGATGAAGAATGTAAAGAGAGGATGAGGCGCAAGTCTGACCCAGAAGCAAGGCTTGATAGTGATGCTTTAAAGGCACACTATCAAATGGCAACAATGCCGAAGGGTAAAAATGTTAGAAATTATTATGTGTGTGATGATTTATGGGTTCCCATTTGTTCTATTTCTCACAAAGTGTACATATTGCCCGGTATCCCACAACTATTTGCAAGAATGCTAAAAGCTTTTACTccaactttgaaaaaaatatataatttaGAAAAGGACCCACGTGAATATGTTCGTTATTTTGTTAGAACACGGCTAACTGAGTCTCAAATTTCTAAAGAGTTAAAATCGATTCAAGATGAATCGGTTCTAGTTTCAGATGCGATCAAAATAGGCTCATACCCACATTTTGGTATGGGGTTCAACACAGTCAGTATTTTgggagaaaagaaagacgACCCATATCTAAGAAACATTGTCAATAGAGTTGTTAATAACCTTGAGGGGGAAGTAATCTCATCTGAACTTGAAGACAAATTTTCTAACCAGGAGAGCTGA